One Micropterus dolomieu isolate WLL.071019.BEF.003 ecotype Adirondacks linkage group LG23, ASM2129224v1, whole genome shotgun sequence DNA window includes the following coding sequences:
- the LOC123963832 gene encoding beta-1,3-glucosyltransferase-like — translation MSHHNVVNGCKMVAALLLWFGSSAGDIHTEYPHAAETLERTAHNSVGLDEVVLVIQSQRNSYHTRRGGQSKLEILQQATELGQGVPIVLLLHELSEYEGDWSILPALPLLSATYGRTASWFVFIEEETRVSLPALLHVLHRYPVQEELFLGKPLHDNEASIIHHYAFSEDPSSFSYPDPAAGWTLSKPLLQRLAERIQHERLKSDFTIDLKHEIALYIWEEGNGPKLTAVPEFCTETGDFCATTFTTYLPNCGDPVSKKDVFVAVKTCQKFHSERVPVVKATWEKDAEFLEYYSDVTDASIPTISLGVPNTERGHCGKTFAILRRFLSRAVPKAGWLLIVDDDTLISLPRLRRLLRCYDPKEAVSLGEKYGYGLVQNGYSYITGGGGIVLSRVVVSRLVSSGCSCYSDDAPDDMVLGRCLTSLGVPITHSPLFHQARPDDYSETMVSLQQPISFHKHWNIDPVAVYKHWLQDAHPRDEL, via the exons ATGTCACACCACAATGTGGTTAACGGATGCAAAATGGTCGCTGCGCTTCTTCTTTGGTTTG GTTCCTCTGCTGgagacatacacacagagtATCCTCAT GCAGCAGAGACCCTGGAGCGCACTGCACACAACTCTGTTG GATTGGATGAGGTGGTGTTAGTGATCCAGAGTCAGAGGAACTCCTACCACACCCGTCGAGGTGGTCAGAGTAAGCTGGAGATTCTGCAGCAGGCAACTGAACTGGGACAG GGAGTTCCAATTGTTCTTCTTCTCCATGAGCTGTCAGAGTATGAGGGGGATTGGAGTATCCTACCTGCGCTTCCTCT TCTTTCTGCGACTTATGGCCGAACAGCATCCTGGTTTGTCTTCATAGAGGAGGAAACCAGAGTCTCACTGCCTGCTCTGCTGCACGTCCTCCACAGATATCCAGTCCAAGAG GAATTGTTTTTGGGTAAGCCTCTCCATGACAATGAGGCCTCCATCATCCACCACTACGCCTTCTCTGAAGACCCCAGTTCCTTTAGTTACCCTGACCCTGCAGCAGGCTGGACTCTCAGCAAGCCactgctccagag ACTCGCTGAGCGGATCCAACACGAACGTCTGAAGTCAGATTTTACCATTGACTTGAAACATGAG ATTGCGTTGTATATTTGGGAGGAAGGAAATGGTCCAAAGCTGACAGCAGTTCCAGAGTTTTGTACAGAGACAGGAGACTTCTGTGCTACGACGTTTACAACCTACCTACCCAACTGT GGAGATCCAGTGTCGAAGAAAGATGTATTTGTTGCTGTGAAAACTTGCCAAAAGTTCCACTCAGAGCGAG TTCCAGTGGTGAAAGCAACCTGGGAGAAAGACGCTGAGTTTTTAGAGTATTacagtgatgtcactgatgcCTCCATACCCACAATCAGTCTGGGAGTGCCCAATACTGAGAGAG GACATTGTGGGAAGACATTTGCCATATTGAGGCGGTTCCTGAGCAGAGCTGTGCCAAAGGCAGGTTGGCTACTCATTGTTGATGATGATACACTAATCAG TTTACCCAGGTTGCGCCGGCTGCTGCGTTGCTATGACCCAAAGGAAGCAGTGAGCCTGGGGGAGAAATACGGCTACGGCTTGGTTCAAAACGGATACAGCTACatcacaggaggaggagg gatAGTGCTCAGTAGGGTGGTGGTGTCCAGGCTTGTTTCCAGCGGTTGTAGCTGCTACAGTGATGATGCTCCTGATGACATGGTGCTGGGCAGGTGCTTGACTTCCCTTGGTGTTCCCATCACACACAGTCCACTGTTCCACCAG